The Halobacillus ihumii genomic sequence CCTTGCTGCTTTATGATACCTGATATGTATCGTAATTCTTTTTCAACATCAGCAATTGATGATGATGCATGCGATTCTGTCACGATCAGCACTCCCCACACAATAAAATGTATTTCTAATACTGCCGCTTTATTTTGAAAAATTCAAGAATTATTATCGAATTGTCTAAAAAAAGTCAGAAAATTGTCTTTTCTTGTTAAAAACCCTTTCAGGTATGGATTGAAATCATTCATCCATTACCTGAAAGGCCCTACCCATTCCTCATACCAACACATCTACCTTTAGAGTTCAAGTTCCCCCATCCGTAATAACTCGACTACGGCTTGGGATCTTCCTTTAACCCCAAGCTTCTGCATAGCATTCGAAATGTGATTCCGAACTGTTTTCTCAGAAATAAACAGTTCATTAGCAATTTCTTTCGTAGTTTTGTCTTGCACTAGAAGCTCGAAAACTTCTCGCTCTCGCTTGGTTAGAATTTGTGTTGGCCTGTAGCCGTCTTCCTTCACAAGCGTACCCCTCCCTTGTTGTCTAGCTATTATTTTGAGGGGAATTATTTAGTCATCATATCTTATGTGCGAAAACATGGCCTCGTGTCGGCCGTTTACGATTTAGATACCAGTCCAAGTTCTTGAGCTTTAAATAAGGCCTCAGTTCGCGATTTGACCGTCAACTTGTTAAAAATTCCTGTTAACGTATACTCCACACTTCGCTGAGACATATGCAGGGACTGAGCAATTTCACGATTTGTTAACCCTGAGGCCACTTCCTTAAGGATAGACTGCTCTTTTTCATTAAGAGATGGCCCTGCTCCTTCATTCTTATTCACAGAATGACTGATGCTTGCTTCTGACCTTCTCAACTGTTTAAACAGATGAAGAGGGATCACCACTTCATCTCGAAGTGCACATCGAATGGCTGTAATCAGTTGTTCACTTGTAGCTGTTTTACTGACAAACCCATTAATATTAGCTTCAACCATCATATTAAAGTGGGTGTTAAGATCAAAGCCTGTATAAATCAGAATGGTTAAATCCGGGGAAGACCTCTTCAGTTTCTTCGCAAGATCTACTCCGCTAATTCCCGGCATATATAAGTCAAGCAGCATAATATCGTATGAATGATTCTTTATTAGCTCTTCTACTTCGCTCGCCTGGTCTGTGACATCGACTTTCATATCTTCTTCTTGTTCAAGCATTGCTTTTGTCCCAGCTCCTACAGCTGGATGGTCATCGACAATCAATATACGGGTCATACTCCTACCTCCTTTGATAATTCATAAGGAAAGGTAATGATTGATTTAAAACCTTCTCCTGGTGCGGTTTCTATTTCAAGGTGACCGTTTAATCCGTTTACCCGCTGTTCTATGCCTGATAGACCGATGTGAGAAAATAGGTCTCTCTGTAGGGAGTAATCCATTCCTTGGCCATCATCAGAATATAACAGCATGATTTGATGTGGATTGCTGGATAAACTTAGCTTTACAATTTTTGCATTTGAATGTTTAGTTGCATTGGTTAGCAGTTCCTGAACCACCCGAAAAATAGCTAATACATATTCCTGATCAAGCTTTGCGTCAAACCCGTCACTTGTAAAATAGACCGTAAAGTTTGAGCGTAATTGATATTGTTCTATTAAATTCTCGAGGGAATGAACCAAGCCCATCTCTTCAATAAAAGCCGGACGCAATTCATTACATGTTTCACGTATGAGATGAATACTGTCTAAAAGTGATTCTTTATAAATAGAAAGCTCTGCTTCCAAGGTCTTCGGTAAATCCGGCCTTTTGTTAATTAAATCGTCCATCCTTCTGTACAAATATAACTGTTCTTGCAGGACTGTGTCATGAAGATCAATAGACAACTGTTTTCTCTGATTTTCTGCAATTGTAAATAACAATCTTGAGAGCCAGGTAGGAGATTTATGAGT encodes the following:
- a CDS encoding helix-turn-helix domain-containing protein, with product MKEDGYRPTQILTKREREVFELLVQDKTTKEIANELFISEKTVRNHISNAMQKLGVKGRSQAVVELLRMGELEL
- a CDS encoding response regulator transcription factor: MTRILIVDDHPAVGAGTKAMLEQEEDMKVDVTDQASEVEELIKNHSYDIMLLDLYMPGISGVDLAKKLKRSSPDLTILIYTGFDLNTHFNMMVEANINGFVSKTATSEQLITAIRCALRDEVVIPLHLFKQLRRSEASISHSVNKNEGAGPSLNEKEQSILKEVASGLTNREIAQSLHMSQRSVEYTLTGIFNKLTVKSRTEALFKAQELGLVSKS